A region of the Clostridium sp. AN503 genome:
CAGTATCCCTGACTTCCCAGCGATCCTCAGTCATTGCCGTCGATGAAGATGGGGAACCGATTGGAAATGCGATTATGTGGCAGGACAAGAGGGTCCTGCCGCTGCTTGAAGAATTGAAGCCATGCAGAGAGCGGATATTCGCTCTGACAGGAAGCCTCATCAATCCGGTATTTTCCGGATCTAAAATGATGTGGATAAAACGGTGTATGCCGGATCTATATGGGAAAGCCAGCCGTTTGGTGGTGATCCCCGACTATATTGTTCATGAAATGACAGGAAACTGGGTGACAGATGCGACCTATGGCAGCCGTTCCCTTTTGATGAATCTGCACACACGCTGCTGGGACAAAGAGCTGCTGAAACTGTTTGATGTGGATAAGGAAAAGCTCTGTACCATCATAGAGCCGGGAAGCGTGGCGGGTACCGTAAGCCGGGACTGCGCCGCGCGGACCGGACTGATGGAAGGAACGCCGGTCATCAGCGCCGGAGGAGACCAGCAGTGTGCTGCCCTGGGGATGGGGATATTAAATCGGGGAGACTTAGAGGTATCCGCGGGAACCGGAGCGTATATCATTGCGGCGTCAGGAGAAGTTCCTCCGGGATTGCAGCCTGATGTGATCTGCAACGCATCCGCTGTGCCGGGAGAGTATATCCTGGAGTCCAGTATCCTGTCCTGTGCGTCGGTATTTAACTGGTTTTTGAGGATTGGTTACGGAATGACGGAGGAAAACCGGAAAGAAGCATATGCCGCAGCGAACGAAGAGATCAGGCAGTCGCTTGCAAAAGAGGATGCCCCCATGCTCCTTCCGTTCTTTCAGGGAAGAGGAACTCCGGATTGGAACAGCCGTGCAAAAGGCTGTCTCAACAATCTGACCCTGGGCACCACACGGGGGGATATTGCCCGCAGCATTATGGAAGGACTGGGCTATGAGATAGAAGCTAATATTGATGCCATAAAACGCTATACAGGAAGTGCAGGGCAGATTGCCTTGTGCGGCGGTCTGGCAAACAGCGATGTGTTCTGCAGGATCCTGGCAGGGATATGCGGCAGAGGCATTGATACATATTTGGACAATGAGGCAACTGCGATTGGGGCATGGATGTCGGCATCCGTCACACTTGGCCTGTACCCGGATTACAAAACGGCGTTTTGCATGGGAAGGCAAAAGCACCCCATGCGCAGTACGGAAATGGACAGGAGTATGGCGGAGCATTACAGTACAGGGAAAGCAGACTACCGGAAGCTATATCGGCAAATGTATCCTGAAATGCCATGACAACAGACTGCTAATTCATTGTACTCCATAAAATTGGGGGGATCAGGATGACTGAAATATTTGACAGTTTCAAAAAGAAAAAAGAGTATCTGGTCTGTATTGATTCAGACGGCTGTGCGATGGATACCATGGATATCAAGCATTTCCGGTGCTTTGGACCCTGTATGATCCAGGAGTGGGGACTTGGTCCCTGGAGAGATGCGATTCAAAATCGATGGAATGCGATCAATCTGTATACCATGACCAGAGGGATCAACCGGTTCAAGGGCCTGGAGATCGCGCTGTGTGAGGTGGATAGCAATTACAGGAAGATTGAGGGGCTGGATGAGCTGGTCAAATGGGTGGAATCAGCGAAAGAGCTTTCAAATGATAGTCTTGTGAAGCATATGAAAGAACATGAGGCTCCGATCCTTCTGAAGGCGCTTGCCTGGTCTGAGGAGGT
Encoded here:
- a CDS encoding FGGY-family carbohydrate kinase; this encodes MGIAVLDIGTSSMRGILYDDQGNKLFTEQTGYSPVYLPGDRVEQAPGDWKEAMEKVMKACAAYAGGHGVPVQAVSLTSQRSSVIAVDEDGEPIGNAIMWQDKRVLPLLEELKPCRERIFALTGSLINPVFSGSKMMWIKRCMPDLYGKASRLVVIPDYIVHEMTGNWVTDATYGSRSLLMNLHTRCWDKELLKLFDVDKEKLCTIIEPGSVAGTVSRDCAARTGLMEGTPVISAGGDQQCAALGMGILNRGDLEVSAGTGAYIIAASGEVPPGLQPDVICNASAVPGEYILESSILSCASVFNWFLRIGYGMTEENRKEAYAAANEEIRQSLAKEDAPMLLPFFQGRGTPDWNSRAKGCLNNLTLGTTRGDIARSIMEGLGYEIEANIDAIKRYTGSAGQIALCGGLANSDVFCRILAGICGRGIDTYLDNEATAIGAWMSASVTLGLYPDYKTAFCMGRQKHPMRSTEMDRSMAEHYSTGKADYRKLYRQMYPEMP